GCTATTTTTGCTGATATCCCGTATGATAAAGATGCCACGACCATCAATAAGGTATGTGCTTCAGGAATGAAGGCAACTTCATTGGGAGCACAGCAAATCCAGACAGGCCTTGAACATCTCATCGTAACAGGCGGAATGGAAAGTATGAGCAATACACCACATTATGCCTTCATAAGAAACGGAAAAAAATTAGGAGACCTTACCCTTACTGATGGGATGACTAAAGACGGTTTATGGGACGTTTATCATAATTTCCATATGGGAAGTGCGGCAGAGCTGGGAATTAAAAAATATGGACATACCCGGCAGGAACTGGATGATTATGCATTGTCTTCTTATCAGAAATCACAAAACGCAACTGCACAGGGGAAATTTAAAAATGAAATTGTTCCTGTAGAATTCACCAAAGGAAAAGAAACCATTACCATCGATAAAGATGAAGATATTTTTAAGCTTATTCCTGAAAAAATGGCTCAGCTGAAGCCTGTTTTTGAACGGGACGGATTGCTTACCGCGGCCAACTCCAGTAATCTGAATGACGGTGCCGCAGCTTTGATTCTCGCTTCGGCAGAAGCTGTAGAAAAATATCAGCTGAAACCGCTTGCCAAAATTATCGGTTACGCAGATGCCGCCCAGGCACCGGAATGGTTCACAACATCTCCGGCTCTTGCTATTCCAAAAGCTCTTTTAAGTGCCAACCTTGACCTTTCAGCAGTAGATTATTTTGAGATCAATGAAGCTTATGCCTCAGTTGTACTTTCCAATCAGAAGATCTTAGGTTTTGATCCTGAAAAAGTGAATGTATATGGCGGCGCAGTAGCCATCGGACATCCTATAGGAGCTTCCGGGGCCAGAATTCTTGTGACGCTTGTCAATGTCCTTCAACAGGAAAAGGGAAAATATGGTGTAGCTGCCATTTGTAATGGCGGCGGCGGAGCTTCCGCTATGGTTATCGAAAATATGAATATATAACTAAAGTATTTTTAATTTCCATTAAAAAATGTCTGGCCAGATGAATGACCGGACATTTTTTTATGAATACAATATTCCAGGCTTACGAAGGCAGGCCTTTTAAAAACTCCCTGATGTCATTACTTATTTCTTCTGTATGGGTTTCCAGTGCGAAATGTCCGGTTTCATAAAATTTTACAATAGCATCAGGAATATCTTTTTTGTAAGCTTCCGCTCCCGGAGGCAAAAAGAAAGGATCATATTTTCCCCATGCAGCCAGGAACCGGGGCTGGTATTTTCTGAAATATGCCTGAAATTCAGGATATAATGCCACATTAGTCCGGTAATCCAGCATCAGGTCAATCTGAATATCATTCATTCCCGGGCGGTCCAGAAAATGCTGATCCAGAGCATAAGATTCAGGGGCGATAAGCGAAAGATCCTTAACACCTTCCTGGTACTGGAATTTGGTCATCTTTTCAGAAGTAAAATCACTTAAGAGCTTACGGTTTTCCGGAGTAGGATCTTCCCAGTATTTTCTTATCGAACTCCAGCTGTCACTAAGACCTTCTTCATATGCATTCCCATTCTGAGAAATAATTCCCGTTATTTTTTCGGGATTGGCTAAAGCTAACCTAAGACCGGTAGGAGCACCATAATCAAAAATATAAAGGGCAAATCTTTTTAATTCCAATCTATCAATAAATCCCTGCATTATCCTGGCAAGATTATCAAACGTATAGCTGAAGTGGTCAGAATCCGGAGCATCACTAAACCCGAAACCCGGTAGATCCGGTGCAATGATATGATATTGATCATTCAGCTTAGGAATCAGGTTGCGGAACATGTGTGAAGACGTAGGAAATCCATGAAGAAGCAAAAGAACAGGAGCATCTTCAGGCCCGGATTCACGGTAAAAAATATTCAGACCATCAACGTCTGTATTGTTGTAATAAATGGTTGGGTTCATAATTGTTTTTATTTTTTTGTTATTTCAAAATTACGCCATACATTTGATTACATAAAACGATTAATTATGATATGAATAATCATAAAAAATGATACATGAATTTAAATGATTTAAAAATATTTGAAGCAGTAGCTGCTTCCGGCAGTTTTACAAAAGCTGCGGAAGTTATGTGTACCGTACAATCCAATGTTACCGCAAGGATAAAAACGCTCGAAGAAGAACTGGAAGCTCAGCTTTTTACGCGTACTTCCAGAAAAGTTTCTTTAACCACGGCCGGACATGCATTTATTCAATATGCCCGTAAGATTTCACACACAATAGAAGAAGCCAAAAAGGAAATTAAAAATTCTGATCAGATAGGAGGGAACCTGTGCATAGGATGTATAGAGACAACACTGGTATTTAAAGCCCCCGAAATCCTTTCGGGTTTTATGAATGCTTATCCTCATGTCCAGCTGGAATTTAAATCGGACACCCGCTCAAAGCTTATTGATGATGTTCTGAATTATAAGCTGGATGCGGCGTTTGTTTCTGCACCTATTCATTCCGCACAACTCGAGCAGATCCACATCAAGCAGGATGAGCTGGTTATTGTGACTTCTCTGGATGAAAGATCAGTCAATCAAATTCTCAAAAAGGACAATCTGAATATTGTTGTTTTTGACCAGGGTTGCGTTTACAGGGCAAGGCTTGAAACTTTGCTCAATGCAAGGGGAGTGATACAATACAAGAGCATGGTCATGAATTCTATTGAAGGGATCATTAATTTCGTTGAAGCAGGCCTGGGAATTACCTTGCTTCCGCTTGAGCTGATTGAAAAGTATTACGGTGGCAGGAAATTGAAAACCTTTAAGCTCAGTAAGGAGATCAATACCATATCCACTTCTCTCATCTACCTGAAAAGCATTCCCAAATCCCAAGCTTTGGAATCTTTTATCGGGATGTATGCAACAGGTAATAAAAAAGCAATCTCTTTTTGAGATTGCCTTTTGTAATTATTTACAGTTCCGGAGCTAATGGCCAGTCTACGGGAATTTTTGTAGCTGCAAACAAGTAATTGGTTATTGTTTTATCACCGATCGCAATAATCACATCTACCAAATGTCCTTCGGTATATCCTTCATTGAAAAACTGATTTTTTGTCTCCTCAGAAATCTCACCCTTATTGCTTACTGCCTCATAAACCAGTTGCCCTAAGGAATTGAGTTTTGAATCAAAAGATATTTTTGCTTTTCTGATTTCAAGGATCTGATCATCATCAAATCCGTTCAGCTTTGCAATAGCAGTGTGAGCACTTAAACAATACAGGCAATTGTTATACTGGCTGACAATAAGGTTCACTACTTCTTTTTCTTTTGCTTTTAAGGATGACTTGGCATTTTGCAAGGCAAGATAAGTGGCAAGCCCATTTTCCGAATGTGCAAAAGTTGCATACAGATTAGGAACAAAGCCAACCCCTTTTTCTAATTGGTTAAAAATATTTTGATTTGCTTCTGAAAGCTGCTCTTTTTGAGGAATCTGAAAATTTTTCATTTGTAATTGTTGTTTAAAATTAATACGACAAAGTTCAGTGATCCCTGACCTCAAAAAAATAGAACAATTTCCCGAAGATGTATGCTTTTTTCCCTTTCCAAATGATACATTTGTTCAAATAAGACTTTTATTAAAAATTAGTGAGATAAAAGATGATCTATAATTTCTATAATAAACAGACGGAAGCAGCTTGCCGGCTTCTTGTCCATGAAGAAAAATTTGACAGGGTTTTCTACGGAAAAGATCGTAAAGACAAATTTCTGACATTGGCATGGAACCAGGGTCCGGACATTTTTATTACAATAGATAAAATATCCTATCTATTCAAATCAGGCAGCATACTTTGCTTAATGGTCAATCAGTCATTTGATTTTCCCGACAATTCACAAATCATCGTATGGCAGTTTAATAAAGATTTCTACTGCATTGAAAGTCATGATTCCGAAGTAGGGTGTGTAGGATTTCTTTTTTATGGTTTGTCTCAAAGTATGTTTGTTTCCGTGGAGGATCAGGTCCGTGATAAACTCACATTGCTACTGCGTATTTTTATTGAAGAATTCCAGGATGTAGATGATATCCAGGAGGACATGCTCCGGATGCTGTTGAAGCGCCTGATCATCCTGATTACACGGTCGGCAAAAAAACAATTTGTTGCAGATCAATTTCCTGAACAAAAACTGGATATTATCCGCCAATTCAGTTTACTGGTTGAAAAGAATTATAAGTCGGAACATTCCGTAAAGTTTTATGCAGATCAGCTTCATAAGTCTCCCAAAACCCTTTCCAATCTTTTTAATCTCTATAATAACGGAACTCCCTCTGAAATCATTCAGCAAAGGATTATACTGGAAGCTAAAAGATTACTGCTCTTTACCAACAGCTCAGCCAAAGAAATTGCTTATGAATTAGGATATGAAGATGTTGCTTATTTCAGTAGCTTTTTCAAAAGGGTAACGGGGCTTTCACCTCTGGTGTTCAAAAAGCAATCAGCCGGAATTTCCACTCCATAAAAAAGCCTCCCGAGGGAGGCCTTAAAAAACACAAATGATGAAAAAAAATTATTTCGAAGTGCAAATATAATAAAATATATTATGTAATACATTATAATTTTATTAATATTTTAATTCAATTTTAAATAACATATTAATATTATGCATACATACTATTAATATATTTTTCAAATATAGGTATAATTCTTTAAGAGGAGTTTTTTCTATTTAAACATACAGGAAGTATTTCAGATCCATAAAAAAACCTCCGGGAAAAATCCCGGAGGTTTGAAACTTTTTATTGACTAAAATTTGAATACACAGCCGCAAACGCTCATTTTACCTTCAACGACTGTTGTCCATTGTCCGTTCCAGGTACCTCCGTAAGAGGCACAAATGGAAGGGCATATTTCTTTTGCATCTTCATTGCTCCAGATAGGACCTGCCAGAACATCCAATGTATATTCTGTGCTTCCTGTAGGAACCGTATCGTACTCAACTTCGATTACACTCATTTCCCCCTCAACAATGGTAGACCATTGTCCGGTAAATTTTCCTAAATGTGCCGCAGCAATACGACCTCCTAATTTCTGAGCCTGATCGTTGCTCCAAAGCGGACCTGCAACGATGTTGATTTTGAATTTTGACATGGTGTTTGTTTTTTATGTTTTAACATACCAAAGGTGCAACTATAATAAAACAAACAATAGAGTAGAAAACACCATTTTTTTTGGTCAGTATTTATACCTACAGCTTTAAAAAAAATTGGGTTAACCCCCATCAATAAAGGGCTAATAGGTTTAAATTATTTCTCCTAAATTAGATATATCAGATTGATCAATGGAAAATAACAGAAAAAAACAAAAGAAGTTAATTTTTTTAAGAGAAAAGGACATAAAAAAAGACGAAGCTATAATTATTACTTATAGCCTCATCAATTTTTTCAATCATTTGGTTTTGTTGGTACAAATTTAGAGCAATCCGTACGACAGGTACAGATACAGTTGCTGTTTTTTATTAGGGCACAGATTACCAATTACTGGCAATTTCCCCAAGAGTCTTAAGATCGGAGTTAACTTTATCCGTCCATTCCATCGCAAAATTCAGCCTCATACAGTTGTTATACTGATTGTATTGGGTAAACATTCTTCCCGGAGCGAAAGTAATATTCCGCCTGATGGCCATATCAAACAGTTTGACAGTATCAATTTTTTTATCAAGTTCCAGCCATACCATAAATCCACCTTCCGGCTGGGAAACTTTAGTATTATCAGGAAAATAATCCTCAATGCCCTGCTGAAGCTTCAGACAATTATTTTGTACTATTTTCCGGAATGTACGAAGATGATGATCATACCTTCCGTTTTCTAAAAAATGGGATATGGCTTCCTGATACAAAGCAGGGGTAGAAAGCGTTTGTATCAGCTTCTGCTGGATAATTTTATCCTTATACTTGCCCGGGATAATCCATCCGAGCCTGTAACCCGGTGCCAGTGTTTTGGATATAGAATTCACCAACATCACAATACCGGCTTGATCAAATGCTTTACAGGGTTTCGGCCTCTCGGCTCCATAATACACATTCCTGAAGATATCATTTTCAACTAATGGAATATCCCATTCCGTAAGCATTTTTACAAGCTCCTTTTTATGATCGTCCGGCATGAGTGTGCCTAAAGGATTATTGAAGTTAACCACAAAACAGCATGCACTTATAACAGGCAAAACCTTTTTCAATGCTTCGAGATCTAAACCTGTAGAAGGGTCTGAAGGGATTTCTACAGCTTCAAGTCCCATGGCATTTATCATTTTAAGAATACCAAAGTAAGCGGGACTTTCTACAGCAACCTTATCTCCGGGTTTGGTAACCGCCATCAGGCAGGTAAACATTCCGTTCATCGCTCCGGACGTTGCTATCACATCATCTTCTGTAACTTTACCCTCCAGCATAAATGCCCATCTGGCAACCGTTCTTCTAAAATTGAGATTTCCCTGAACAGATTCATAGGTTGCCCCGCCATTTGCCAGGCTTCGCATAACTGTAGTCACGCTCTTATTAAGCTGGGCGATGGGCAGCAGGCTTTTTTCCGGCAGCCCGAGGGAAAAATGGGTAATGTCCGTATTTTCCGAAGAAGCAAATGTCTTAAGGAAAAGATGTTCCGGGTACTGCTCTTTTTGCAGGGATTCCAGGATAATAACAGAAGGAAGAGAAAATTTCCTTTGTGAAGCTTTACTTACATAATAGCCGGATTTAGGTCGTGGTTCTATCAACGATTTACTTTCTAATTCCAGAAATGCCTGCCGAACGGTATTGATGCTTACATTATATACTTTCTGTAAGGTCCGTATAGAAGGCAATTTATCACCAAGCCTTAACGTTCCACTGAGAATCTGCTGCTCAATGATCCCGGCAATTTTCAGATAAAGGATTTCTTTTTTCATTCAATCGGTATTATTTCTGTGTAGTTCAAAATTAAGAAATTAAATCCCCGTTTAATAATTTATCATGCAGATAAAGAGTCACAAGCACTGCGTTAGTTCATAAAAAATGATTTCTATCAGAAATACCGCTCAATACGATATATTTCATACAAAAGTGAATGATCTGTAAAATATTGTTCTATAACTTTTTAAAATTGTATTATAAAAAATCTTAATTTTAAGTAATTTTAGATTTTTTTAATATTTTTTAACAAAATTTATATTTCTATTTTTGCAACCAAATCTTATAAATTATGAAAAAAATTTTATTAACCCTTTCTCTTTCTTTGGGAATTTTTGCTGCAGCACAAGAAGCAAAAACAGAGGCTCCGGCTGTTGATACGACAAAAGCATGGAGCATTCAAGGTCAAAACACATTAATGCTGAACCAGGCGGCATTCTCGAACTGGGTAGGTGGTGGAGCAAACAACGTGGGTTGGCTTGCCGGTGTGAATTATAACCTTACCTATGAAAAAGGGAAGGACCTTTGGGAAAATATTATTATCCTTGGATACGGACAAAACAATACCCAGGGCGTAGGAACAAGAAAGACCCAGGATGTAATTAATCTTTCAAGTAACTATGGGAGGGAAATCGCTAAAAATTGGTACGCATCCGGTGGTGTAAGTTTACAAACTCAATTTGCTCCGGGCTATGAGGACGGAAATAATCCTGATGCGAAAAAGATATCCAACTTTATGGCTCCGGGATACCTTAATGTAGGGGCTGGTTTTACATATAGACCAAATGATAACTTCACCATGACATTACGTCCGGCAAATGCAAGGGTAACTTTTGTACTGGATAAAGACCTTCAGTATGCAGGAACTTACGGCTTAAAGAATGATGGAGATTCTTCACTATTTCAGTTCGGTTTCCTTGGAACAGCCATTTATAAAATAAAGATCATGGAAAACATTAACCTTACGAATACAGGGTCTGTCTTTTCCAATTATTTAGATCATCCTGAAAGACTGGTCCTGTCTTATAGCGGAATTTTAAATATGAAGATCAACAAATTTATTTCAACCAACATAACGCTGGATCTTTTATATGATCACAACCAGATCAGAAGAACACAGCTGAAACAGACTTTGGGAGTTGGTTTTGCCTATAATATTGATAACGGGAAAAAACGTTCTGATAAAAAAGACAATCAATCCTGGATGAAGAAGTAGCACTATTCATCGAAAAAATAAAAAAGACTAACCGAAGAATGGTTAGTCTTTTTTATTTAGTATGGAGAAAAATGAAAATTATTGATGTCCGCTTTTTCTGCCCATTAAAGTCAGCATAGCCAGAAGCCCACTGATCGCGCCAAAAAAATAAATAGACTGATATCCCAGCCAGCCTGCAATAATCCCCGCTATCGGACCAGCCAAGCCTAGTGAAAGATCGAAAAAAGCTGAATAAGCTCCCAGTGCTGTTCCTCTCATCTGCGGAGTTACCTTTTTAATGGCAAGTACTCCCAAAGATGGAAATACCAGGGAAAAACCAATTCCCGTAAGTGCACAGCCTACGATTGCCATCCATCCCGAATGAGAAAAACCTATCAATAGCTGTCCTATGATCTCAATAGCAAAAGACCCTAAGGCTACTTTATAACCACCGTACTTGTCGGGAAGGGAGGCAAATAATATTCTGGTAAGAATGTAAAATCCACCAAAACAAACAAAAGCAAGAGAAGCATGCTCCCAGTTTTTCTCAGCGAAAAGCAAAGCAATAAAGGAAGCTATGCATGCAAATCCTATGGAAGAGAAAGCCAGTGCCAATCCCTGATCGGAGACTTTTGCAATCACTTTATAAAAAGGAGTTCTTATATGAGTAGGATCCGCTTCAAGGGTTGGCAGCCAGACTGTTGATAACCAACTCACTACAGAAAGGACCAGAATTAATGTAAAAGGAACAACACTACCGAATTGGCTTCCCATCCATATACTTAACGGGGCTCCTAAAGCGATTCCTCCATACATTGAAATTCCGTTCCAGGTCATTACTTTGCCGGAATTGTGTGCTCCCACCAGTCCAATTCCCCAGGTTAGCGCTCCCGTTACCATCATACTTTCAGAAATACCATGAATAATTCTTGACAGAATCAGCAATCCTAATGCTAAAATTGGGAAATGTACAGAGGAACTTCCTGCAATATAAAGGATCCCGGCTACAAAAACCATAAATATCCCTCTGTGATTACTGATTTTAGCCCCAAGTGTATCGGTTATTTTACCGGCATAAGCCCTTGTTAATAAAGTAGCTAAAAACTGAAGCCCCATCACACCCCCCACGATAAAGGAGTCGAATTTCAGTTCATTTTTAATCAGAGCTGGTAAAGCTCCCAGTGTAATTCCAATTGTAAGATATACCGCAAATACGGAAATTACGATCGGAGCGAGAACTTTTTTTAAAGGTATGTTGTTGTGATGATGAGTATCTCCAATCTTAGGAGTTACCATAGTTGTACTTTTGATTGCCATATTGCATCGTTTTTTTAGTTATTTTTCGAGTACAAAAGTAGATCGGCAACATACAATTAGCGATAGCTATTCAATGGCTATAATTGGACAAATAATGGTTTTCTTTTGCGGAATTCAGATGCTGTATAACCGGTATTCTTTTTAAAAAAGCGCGAAAAATAAGTATAATCATCATATCCAAGGTCAAAAGCAATTTCCTTAATATCCATGTCAGTATAGTACAAAAGACGCTGAGACTCCAGGATAATTTCCTGTTGTATCCAATGACTGGCTGCAAAACCTGTGATTTCTTTTACCACCTCATTCAGATACAGAGGGGTGATATGAAGTTTCACGGCGTATTCCTTTACCTGTTTCAATTCCCTGTAATGCGAGTGAATCATTTGTTTAAAAAGCAATACTGTCTTATATTTCTGTCCGCCAATGACTTTTTCAGAATGCTTGTTTCTGACCAACGCTCTTACCATAAGACCTGCCAGGCTATCCGTAAATGAATTGATAAGATTATTTTGAAAAGAAACTTCATTATGAGCCAATACAGCATCAAAAACCGGAATAAACGAAAACAGACTGTCATTCTTTTCAACTTCTGCAGCCTGGTTAGAATTGAGGTAAGTAGTGAAAATCTCAAGATAAGTTTTAGGAATCAGTGCCGTTTCTATAAATACTAACCAGCCTGTACAATGCTCATTTTTTATATACCGGTGAACCTGTCCGGGTGCAACATATAACACTGCAGCTCCATGAAGTTCAACCTTACGGAAATCCAGTTCTAATGAAGAATATCCTTCCTGCTGAATAACAAACATAAAATGTTCATCGCGGTGAGCTGCCTGTACAGATTCTTCAAGTTCACCCATAGGACAAATTTCTATACCGGTGCTGTTGAGTTCGTTTGTATGGAGTAAAATGTTCGATTTTGCCATCACTGAAACATTGGGCTGTTAGAGCGTGTAAATGTAATCATATTGCCTCATATTTTAATAAAAGCAACACTTTCTTTCATATGATATATATGGTGATGTGAGGCATTCGTTTTAAACCATTTATTTTACATTTCATCTTAAATTTTTCCTGCTTGACTCAAAAAACAGATGCGCATTTAGAAAATCAATATTTATATTTACAGAATTAATGGTTCCAAAACCTACTTGCTCTATGATGAGAAAAACCCAAATAAGGAAAAAAAAATTATTATCTGCCACCAAAAAACGCCTGGTCATATGGGCTGTGGCAATCATTTCATTTTATTTATTTTCCTATCTCATGGATCCTTTTGATCCGGTATGGGAAGACTATGTTAAAGATCCGTTGGATTTTCTGATCAGTGATTTTCTTTGGGTGCTTCTTTTTTCAGTTATTATTTCGGAGGTAAGCATATTGATCGATAGCCAGCTTAATAAGTTGCTTCCATGGAGTAACCGGGGAATAAAACGCTTATGCATACAAGGCATTCTGCAAATTGCCGTAAGCATTCTTTTTGTGGCCATTATCATTAATATTTTTTCCAATACTCCCGACATAGCCAAAATGGATTATCGTAAAGAAATGACCTTGTTGGGACAATGGGTAGCTACCAATATCATTATTTCCCTGCTCATCAGTGCCGTAAATACAGGAGATTATTTACTGGAAAATTGGAAAAAATCTGCCATAGAAGTAACCCAGCACAAGCTAAGGGCTTCTAAACACAAACAGGCTGCAATGGCTGCAGAGCTACAGGCTCTGAAACTACAGATAGACCCTCATTTTATTTTTAATAACCTAAGCGTTTTATCGGAACTTATTCTGGAAAACCAGCAATTAGGTTATGAGTACGCTGAAAATTTCTCTAAAGTTTACCGCTATCTTGTTATTAATTCAAAAAAAGATGTGATCTCTTTAGACGAAGAATTGAAATTTTTAGACTCTTACATTTTCCTGATAAAAAAAAGAATCGGTGACGGAGTCAATTTCGAGATCTCTATTAATCCGGA
The sequence above is drawn from the Chryseobacterium daecheongense genome and encodes:
- a CDS encoding carboxymuconolactone decarboxylase family protein; this encodes MKNFQIPQKEQLSEANQNIFNQLEKGVGFVPNLYATFAHSENGLATYLALQNAKSSLKAKEKEVVNLIVSQYNNCLYCLSAHTAIAKLNGFDDDQILEIRKAKISFDSKLNSLGQLVYEAVSNKGEISEETKNQFFNEGYTEGHLVDVIIAIGDKTITNYLFAATKIPVDWPLAPEL
- a CDS encoding mannan-binding lectin gives rise to the protein MSKFKINIVAGPLWSNDQAQKLGGRIAAAHLGKFTGQWSTIVEGEMSVIEVEYDTVPTGSTEYTLDVLAGPIWSNEDAKEICPSICASYGGTWNGQWTTVVEGKMSVCGCVFKF
- a CDS encoding acetyl-CoA C-acyltransferase, translated to MKEVFIVSAKRTPVGGLLGNLSTFTATQLGALAIREAYKNISLEPELLDSVYMGNVLSAGVGQAPARQAAIFADIPYDKDATTINKVCASGMKATSLGAQQIQTGLEHLIVTGGMESMSNTPHYAFIRNGKKLGDLTLTDGMTKDGLWDVYHNFHMGSAAELGIKKYGHTRQELDDYALSSYQKSQNATAQGKFKNEIVPVEFTKGKETITIDKDEDIFKLIPEKMAQLKPVFERDGLLTAANSSNLNDGAAALILASAEAVEKYQLKPLAKIIGYADAAQAPEWFTTSPALAIPKALLSANLDLSAVDYFEINEAYASVVLSNQKILGFDPEKVNVYGGAVAIGHPIGASGARILVTLVNVLQQEKGKYGVAAICNGGGGASAMVIENMNI
- a CDS encoding histidine kinase, whose translation is MMRKTQIRKKKLLSATKKRLVIWAVAIISFYLFSYLMDPFDPVWEDYVKDPLDFLISDFLWVLLFSVIISEVSILIDSQLNKLLPWSNRGIKRLCIQGILQIAVSILFVAIIINIFSNTPDIAKMDYRKEMTLLGQWVATNIIISLLISAVNTGDYLLENWKKSAIEVTQHKLRASKHKQAAMAAELQALKLQIDPHFIFNNLSVLSELILENQQLGYEYAENFSKVYRYLVINSKKDVISLDEELKFLDSYIFLIKKRIGDGVNFEISINPELRNMMIPPLTLQFLVENAIKHNQTLRSNPLQIKIYTLTSKNLVVCNTLIPLINKAESSKVGIKNIMNRFELLGDKKPLILQTEKDFLAKIPLL
- a CDS encoding PLP-dependent aminotransferase family protein; the protein is MKKEILYLKIAGIIEQQILSGTLRLGDKLPSIRTLQKVYNVSINTVRQAFLELESKSLIEPRPKSGYYVSKASQRKFSLPSVIILESLQKEQYPEHLFLKTFASSENTDITHFSLGLPEKSLLPIAQLNKSVTTVMRSLANGGATYESVQGNLNFRRTVARWAFMLEGKVTEDDVIATSGAMNGMFTCLMAVTKPGDKVAVESPAYFGILKMINAMGLEAVEIPSDPSTGLDLEALKKVLPVISACCFVVNFNNPLGTLMPDDHKKELVKMLTEWDIPLVENDIFRNVYYGAERPKPCKAFDQAGIVMLVNSISKTLAPGYRLGWIIPGKYKDKIIQQKLIQTLSTPALYQEAISHFLENGRYDHHLRTFRKIVQNNCLKLQQGIEDYFPDNTKVSQPEGGFMVWLELDKKIDTVKLFDMAIRRNITFAPGRMFTQYNQYNNCMRLNFAMEWTDKVNSDLKTLGEIASNW
- a CDS encoding MFS transporter; amino-acid sequence: MAIKSTTMVTPKIGDTHHHNNIPLKKVLAPIVISVFAVYLTIGITLGALPALIKNELKFDSFIVGGVMGLQFLATLLTRAYAGKITDTLGAKISNHRGIFMVFVAGILYIAGSSSVHFPILALGLLILSRIIHGISESMMVTGALTWGIGLVGAHNSGKVMTWNGISMYGGIALGAPLSIWMGSQFGSVVPFTLILVLSVVSWLSTVWLPTLEADPTHIRTPFYKVIAKVSDQGLALAFSSIGFACIASFIALLFAEKNWEHASLAFVCFGGFYILTRILFASLPDKYGGYKVALGSFAIEIIGQLLIGFSHSGWMAIVGCALTGIGFSLVFPSLGVLAIKKVTPQMRGTALGAYSAFFDLSLGLAGPIAGIIAGWLGYQSIYFFGAISGLLAMLTLMGRKSGHQ
- a CDS encoding DUF3078 domain-containing protein yields the protein MKKILLTLSLSLGIFAAAQEAKTEAPAVDTTKAWSIQGQNTLMLNQAAFSNWVGGGANNVGWLAGVNYNLTYEKGKDLWENIIILGYGQNNTQGVGTRKTQDVINLSSNYGREIAKNWYASGGVSLQTQFAPGYEDGNNPDAKKISNFMAPGYLNVGAGFTYRPNDNFTMTLRPANARVTFVLDKDLQYAGTYGLKNDGDSSLFQFGFLGTAIYKIKIMENINLTNTGSVFSNYLDHPERLVLSYSGILNMKINKFISTNITLDLLYDHNQIRRTQLKQTLGVGFAYNIDNGKKRSDKKDNQSWMKK
- a CDS encoding AraC family transcriptional regulator gives rise to the protein MIYNFYNKQTEAACRLLVHEEKFDRVFYGKDRKDKFLTLAWNQGPDIFITIDKISYLFKSGSILCLMVNQSFDFPDNSQIIVWQFNKDFYCIESHDSEVGCVGFLFYGLSQSMFVSVEDQVRDKLTLLLRIFIEEFQDVDDIQEDMLRMLLKRLIILITRSAKKQFVADQFPEQKLDIIRQFSLLVEKNYKSEHSVKFYADQLHKSPKTLSNLFNLYNNGTPSEIIQQRIILEAKRLLLFTNSSAKEIAYELGYEDVAYFSSFFKRVTGLSPLVFKKQSAGISTP
- a CDS encoding helix-turn-helix transcriptional regulator yields the protein MAKSNILLHTNELNSTGIEICPMGELEESVQAAHRDEHFMFVIQQEGYSSLELDFRKVELHGAAVLYVAPGQVHRYIKNEHCTGWLVFIETALIPKTYLEIFTTYLNSNQAAEVEKNDSLFSFIPVFDAVLAHNEVSFQNNLINSFTDSLAGLMVRALVRNKHSEKVIGGQKYKTVLLFKQMIHSHYRELKQVKEYAVKLHITPLYLNEVVKEITGFAASHWIQQEIILESQRLLYYTDMDIKEIAFDLGYDDYTYFSRFFKKNTGYTASEFRKRKPLFVQL
- a CDS encoding LysR family transcriptional regulator: MNLNDLKIFEAVAASGSFTKAAEVMCTVQSNVTARIKTLEEELEAQLFTRTSRKVSLTTAGHAFIQYARKISHTIEEAKKEIKNSDQIGGNLCIGCIETTLVFKAPEILSGFMNAYPHVQLEFKSDTRSKLIDDVLNYKLDAAFVSAPIHSAQLEQIHIKQDELVIVTSLDERSVNQILKKDNLNIVVFDQGCVYRARLETLLNARGVIQYKSMVMNSIEGIINFVEAGLGITLLPLELIEKYYGGRKLKTFKLSKEINTISTSLIYLKSIPKSQALESFIGMYATGNKKAISF
- a CDS encoding alpha/beta hydrolase, yielding MNPTIYYNNTDVDGLNIFYRESGPEDAPVLLLLHGFPTSSHMFRNLIPKLNDQYHIIAPDLPGFGFSDAPDSDHFSYTFDNLARIMQGFIDRLELKRFALYIFDYGAPTGLRLALANPEKITGIISQNGNAYEEGLSDSWSSIRKYWEDPTPENRKLLSDFTSEKMTKFQYQEGVKDLSLIAPESYALDQHFLDRPGMNDIQIDLMLDYRTNVALYPEFQAYFRKYQPRFLAAWGKYDPFFLPPGAEAYKKDIPDAIVKFYETGHFALETHTEEISNDIREFLKGLPS